In a genomic window of Salegentibacter salegens:
- a CDS encoding NADPH-dependent FMN reductase, whose protein sequence is MKKILAFAGSNSSTSLNFQLLTHVANRIQGHEVKVQDFNQYELPIYSADREKDRGIPVSAKIINKIIQEHDALVIAVNEHNGNVSAYFKNIIDWLSRLDRNFLANKKILLISTSPGKRGAASALEYTKGILPRFGGEIIESFSLPSFNDNFKDGKMLNEVLDMGIEDVLTTFSHQLESGKID, encoded by the coding sequence ATGAAAAAAATCCTCGCCTTTGCCGGTTCCAATAGTAGCACTTCACTTAATTTTCAGCTATTAACCCACGTGGCCAATCGCATCCAGGGGCATGAAGTGAAAGTTCAGGATTTTAACCAGTATGAATTACCTATTTATAGCGCCGATAGGGAAAAAGATAGAGGTATTCCCGTAAGTGCTAAAATAATTAATAAGATAATCCAGGAGCATGATGCTTTGGTAATTGCAGTAAATGAACATAACGGCAATGTATCAGCCTATTTCAAAAATATAATCGACTGGCTTTCCCGATTAGACCGCAACTTCCTGGCCAATAAAAAGATATTGTTGATTAGTACCTCTCCCGGCAAACGGGGAGCCGCATCTGCTTTAGAATATACGAAAGGAATTTTACCAAGATTTGGCGGTGAGATTATAGAAAGCTTCAGTTTACCTTCTTTCAACGATAATTTTAAAGACGGGAAGATGCTAAATGAAGTGCTGGATATGGGAATAGAAGATGTGTTAACTACTTTTTCTCATCAATTGGAATCGGGCAAGATAGATTAA
- a CDS encoding sterol desaturase family protein: MFTNSEKLTLADIENLDFTTVIWIVAPLMFLFVLIEFLIGRKKYKNLYSGKDFLASTAIGVGNLILNGFMKIGVFMIFLFFFNLAPFKIPPTWWSYVLCLILLDFARYWSHRFAHEQRFWWSTHVVHHSSEHYNLSTSFRLSWTQNLKIIFFLPVVLVGFHPLVFFIVHQLAVLYQFWIHTELIKKLPRPIEYIFTTPSHHRVHHSVNERYLDKNYGSTFIFWDRIFGTFQEEDEKPRYGITKPVNSYNPFFLVFHEWIEVGKDIGKAKSLKEAWIILFGSPVDKHKEDMGITGKTEAELHNIGKANEEFSPNVKKAN; encoded by the coding sequence ATGTTTACAAATTCAGAAAAACTCACTTTAGCCGATATAGAAAACCTTGATTTCACTACAGTTATTTGGATAGTAGCACCACTTATGTTTCTGTTTGTTCTAATTGAATTTTTAATTGGAAGAAAAAAATACAAAAACCTTTATTCAGGGAAAGATTTTCTAGCTTCTACAGCTATCGGGGTTGGTAATTTAATCCTGAACGGATTCATGAAAATTGGGGTCTTTATGATTTTCCTTTTCTTTTTTAATTTGGCACCCTTTAAAATACCACCTACCTGGTGGTCTTATGTTTTGTGTTTAATATTGTTAGATTTTGCCAGATACTGGTCCCATCGGTTTGCACACGAACAACGTTTTTGGTGGTCAACACATGTAGTTCATCATTCTTCAGAACATTATAATTTATCGACTTCTTTTAGATTGTCCTGGACACAGAATTTAAAAATAATTTTCTTTTTGCCGGTAGTTTTGGTAGGCTTCCATCCATTGGTATTTTTTATAGTTCACCAGCTTGCAGTACTCTACCAATTTTGGATTCATACTGAATTGATAAAAAAATTACCTCGACCAATTGAATATATTTTCACCACGCCGTCGCATCACCGGGTACACCATTCGGTAAATGAAAGATACCTCGATAAAAATTACGGTTCTACGTTTATATTTTGGGATCGCATTTTTGGAACTTTCCAGGAAGAAGATGAAAAACCCCGTTACGGTATTACCAAACCCGTAAACTCCTACAATCCATTTTTCCTTGTTTTCCACGAATGGATTGAAGTTGGAAAGGATATTGGAAAGGCAAAATCGTTAAAAGAAGCCTGGATAATTTTATTTGGAAGTCCTGTAGATAAGCATAAAGAAGATATGGGAATCACAGGAAAAACTGAAGCCGAACTGCACAATATAGGAAAGGCCAACGAAGAGTTTAGCCCTAATGTGAAGAAAGCGAATTAA
- the pabB gene encoding aminodeoxychorismate synthase component I: MRTKSTYTLEEPLKFKQQLLQWSREFEEIAWLDSNNYHQDHGEFDALLALGAFTAIKTDYHQAFAKLQEYQQTTKDWIFGYLSYDLKNDVERLSSKNHDGLDFPDLYFFQPQKLFLLKGNHLEMHYLRMVDDEIEEDFTKISNLPTSQTITETGEPKTENSQPKIQSRISKEEYLQKVEKMLAYIQRGDIYEANFCQEFFAENREMEPFKVFQDLNEISGPPFATFLKLEEHYLLSASPERYLKKSGSKLISQPIKGTARRSQNPEEDIKIAEELSKDPKEQSENVMIVDLVRNDLSKIAKKASVNVDELCKVYSFKQVHQMISTISAEIDDGIPPVEALRATFPMGSMTGAPKISAMKIIEELEETKRGLYSGAVGYFTPNGDFDFNVVIRSILYNSAKKYVSFSVGGAITAGSKPEKEYEECLLKAAAMRQALK; the protein is encoded by the coding sequence GTGCGCACCAAATCGACTTACACTTTAGAAGAACCATTAAAATTTAAACAACAATTGTTGCAATGGAGCCGGGAGTTTGAAGAAATTGCCTGGCTGGATAGCAATAATTATCATCAGGATCACGGCGAATTTGACGCTTTGCTTGCCCTCGGCGCGTTTACCGCAATAAAAACCGATTATCACCAGGCTTTTGCGAAGCTTCAGGAATACCAGCAAACTACCAAAGACTGGATTTTTGGGTATTTGTCTTACGATCTTAAAAATGATGTGGAAAGGCTTTCTTCTAAAAATCACGACGGATTGGATTTCCCGGATTTGTATTTTTTTCAGCCTCAAAAATTATTTCTGCTGAAAGGAAACCATTTAGAAATGCATTATCTAAGAATGGTAGATGATGAAATTGAAGAAGATTTTACCAAAATTTCAAATCTCCCAACAAGCCAGACGATAACTGAAACCGGAGAACCGAAAACCGAGAACTCACAACCGAAGATACAATCCCGAATTTCTAAAGAAGAGTATCTTCAAAAAGTCGAAAAAATGCTCGCTTACATCCAGCGTGGCGATATTTATGAAGCTAATTTTTGTCAGGAGTTTTTTGCAGAAAATAGAGAAATGGAGCCTTTTAAAGTATTCCAGGATCTTAATGAAATCTCCGGTCCTCCATTTGCTACTTTTCTCAAACTGGAAGAACATTATTTACTTTCGGCTTCACCGGAGCGCTATTTAAAGAAATCTGGTTCAAAATTAATTTCCCAACCTATAAAGGGAACAGCCAGGCGTTCGCAGAATCCAGAAGAAGATATCAAAATTGCAGAAGAGCTTTCCAAAGACCCAAAAGAGCAATCTGAAAACGTGATGATTGTAGACCTGGTGCGAAACGACCTTTCTAAAATTGCCAAAAAGGCTAGTGTAAATGTAGATGAACTTTGCAAGGTTTATTCCTTTAAACAAGTGCATCAAATGATCTCTACGATTTCTGCTGAAATTGATGATGGCATTCCGCCAGTAGAAGCTTTGCGCGCAACATTTCCTATGGGAAGTATGACGGGCGCTCCAAAAATTTCAGCAATGAAAATTATCGAAGAGCTGGAAGAAACAAAACGCGGACTCTACAGTGGGGCCGTAGGTTATTTCACTCCAAACGGAGATTTTGATTTCAACGTGGTAATACGAAGTATTCTTTATAATTCAGCTAAAAAATATGTGTCTTTTTCGGTTGGAGGGGCGATTACTGCGGGTTCTAAACCGGAGAAAGAATATGAGGAATGCCTACTAAAAGCAGCCGCAATGCGACAGGCTTTAAAATAA
- the tilS gene encoding tRNA lysidine(34) synthetase TilS, translated as MEKAFKNEIKLQFPYLCNAKLLLAVSGGVDSVVLAHLCKTAKLDFALAHCNFNLRDEESDADEDFVTDLAKKLKVKLFVENFDTEQYAKDNGLSIQMAARDLRYEWFEELRLKHQFDYTLTAHHANDSLETFFINLLRGAGLEGLSGINSDSNKIIRPLLNFSRKEIAAFAEENNISWREDSTNASTKYLRNKIRHELVPILEDLNPQFLETFLKTQSHLKENEELVEDYMSLLYPKIIGKTKYGYSLDINYLKKVPNTSAILYQLLKSFGFTEWNDVYNLMDAQPGKMVFSASHRLIKDREHLLLTEIDRTENKTYKIAKDEDFAMLPMGTFSFSEVKEIKEKTPNCIYVDPQKLDYPLTVRKRQEGDLFYPFGMKGKKKLSDFFKDKKLSLPEKENSWLLCSGDKIVWVINQRADRRFSITSPGQKIIKITFSL; from the coding sequence ATGGAAAAAGCCTTCAAAAACGAGATCAAGTTACAGTTTCCTTATTTGTGCAACGCTAAGCTTTTACTGGCGGTAAGCGGTGGGGTAGACAGCGTGGTGCTTGCTCATTTGTGTAAAACAGCTAAGCTTGATTTCGCCCTGGCACATTGCAATTTTAATCTGAGGGATGAAGAAAGTGATGCCGATGAAGATTTCGTGACCGATCTGGCAAAAAAGCTAAAAGTGAAGCTTTTTGTAGAGAATTTTGATACCGAGCAATACGCTAAAGACAATGGTCTATCTATTCAAATGGCGGCACGTGATCTTCGGTACGAATGGTTTGAGGAATTACGCCTTAAACATCAATTTGATTATACCTTAACCGCGCACCACGCCAACGATAGCCTGGAAACTTTTTTTATTAACCTATTGCGTGGTGCCGGTTTGGAAGGTTTAAGTGGCATTAATTCTGATAGCAACAAAATAATAAGGCCTTTATTGAATTTCTCCCGAAAGGAAATCGCAGCTTTTGCCGAAGAAAATAATATTTCGTGGCGGGAAGATAGCACGAATGCGTCTACAAAATATCTTCGGAATAAAATTAGGCACGAGCTTGTTCCGATTTTGGAAGACCTGAATCCACAGTTTTTGGAAACTTTTTTAAAAACTCAATCTCATTTAAAAGAAAATGAGGAATTGGTAGAGGATTATATGAGTTTGCTCTACCCGAAAATTATAGGTAAAACAAAATACGGTTACAGCCTGGATATAAATTATCTTAAAAAAGTACCGAATACTTCAGCCATTTTATACCAATTGCTTAAATCTTTCGGCTTTACCGAATGGAACGATGTCTATAATTTAATGGACGCCCAGCCCGGAAAAATGGTTTTTTCAGCATCGCATAGATTAATAAAAGATCGTGAGCATTTGCTGCTTACCGAAATTGATAGAACTGAAAATAAAACATATAAAATCGCGAAAGATGAAGACTTTGCAATGCTGCCAATGGGAACTTTTTCCTTTTCTGAAGTTAAAGAAATCAAGGAAAAAACTCCAAATTGTATTTATGTAGATCCTCAAAAACTTGATTATCCGCTCACAGTCAGAAAACGGCAGGAGGGCGATTTGTTTTATCCATTTGGGATGAAAGGAAAGAAGAAGTTAAGCGACTTCTTTAAAGACAAAAAATTATCTTTGCCCGAGAAAGAAAACAGCTGGTTGCTGTGTTCCGGAGATAAAATTGTTTGGGTGATTAATCAGCGCGCCGATAGGCGATTTTCAATTACATCTCCCGGTCAAAAAATTATAAAAATTACCTTCAGTTTATGA
- a CDS encoding protein-disulfide reductase DsbD family protein has product MKYLASLLLFVIPLLQLQAQYFNDGSEDSQMSDPISWEASVEKENDSIFTLVFTANLEEGWHLYSQKEADIDIAPIATTFSYNNAEENFELIGETTEPDIEPIYDQVFEADITYFEDEAVFTQKIKVLAESKPQIIAEIYFSVCDDEKCLPPETERFTISLEENEVTEGFTDLEISEKDKELTEALNIEVSGMEKFAPEKEEGNNFLSIFLLGFVGGLIALLTPCVFPMIPLTVSFFTKGAKNRQKGLVNAILYGFFIFVIYLLLSLPFHLLDSVNPEILNNISTNVTLNIIFFIIFIIFAFSFFGYYEITLPSSWSNKMDDKASSVGGFVGIFFMALTLALVSFSCTGPILGSLLGGSLTSDGGAMQLSMGMAGFGLALALPFALFALFPNWLNSLPKSGGWLNTVKVTLGFIELGLAFKFLSNADLVQHWGILKREIFLGIWILVGLGLMAYLFGLIRFPHDGPKKKISKARFGVGVITFFFVLYLIPGLTNTSTANLKLLSGFPPPLFYSIYDKGTEAPLGLEAYKDWDKGLEAAREQNKPIILDFTGWACVNCRKMEEQVWSNPEVFDVLNEEYILISLYVDDRKELPEEAQFNYLKPKGGIKPIETIGDKWATFQTLNFQNNSQPFYVLLDNDVNLLNEPVGYTPNEAEYLSWLNEGLAKFQETAKK; this is encoded by the coding sequence ATGAAATACCTGGCGAGTCTGCTTTTATTCGTAATCCCTTTACTTCAATTACAGGCACAATATTTTAACGATGGGAGCGAAGATTCCCAAATGTCCGATCCTATAAGCTGGGAGGCTTCCGTAGAAAAGGAAAACGACAGTATTTTTACCCTGGTTTTTACTGCAAACCTTGAAGAAGGCTGGCATTTATATTCGCAAAAAGAGGCTGATATTGATATCGCGCCAATCGCCACAACGTTCTCTTATAATAATGCTGAAGAAAATTTTGAGCTTATTGGGGAAACTACAGAGCCAGATATAGAACCCATTTACGATCAGGTTTTTGAAGCCGATATCACCTATTTTGAAGACGAAGCGGTTTTTACCCAGAAAATAAAAGTACTTGCTGAATCCAAGCCCCAAATTATTGCCGAAATATATTTTTCGGTTTGTGATGATGAAAAGTGTCTGCCTCCGGAAACCGAACGCTTTACAATCTCACTTGAAGAAAATGAAGTAACCGAAGGTTTTACCGATCTGGAAATTTCAGAAAAAGATAAAGAACTTACTGAAGCTTTAAATATCGAAGTTTCTGGAATGGAAAAATTTGCGCCTGAAAAGGAGGAAGGCAACAACTTCCTGAGTATTTTTCTACTTGGTTTTGTGGGAGGTTTAATCGCCTTGCTTACACCTTGTGTATTTCCAATGATTCCGCTAACAGTTTCCTTTTTTACAAAAGGCGCTAAAAACCGGCAAAAAGGGCTGGTAAACGCAATTCTGTATGGTTTCTTTATTTTTGTGATCTATCTTTTACTTAGTTTGCCTTTTCATTTACTAGATAGTGTAAATCCTGAAATTCTCAATAATATCTCCACCAATGTTACGCTGAATATTATTTTCTTTATCATTTTTATCATTTTCGCCTTCTCCTTTTTTGGCTATTACGAGATTACTTTGCCGAGTTCCTGGAGCAATAAAATGGATGATAAAGCTTCTAGCGTAGGCGGTTTTGTAGGCATCTTTTTTATGGCGCTTACTTTAGCTTTGGTTTCTTTTTCCTGCACCGGGCCAATTTTAGGTTCGCTACTTGGCGGGTCGCTTACCAGCGATGGTGGTGCTATGCAACTTTCTATGGGAATGGCCGGTTTTGGTCTTGCCCTCGCGCTTCCTTTCGCACTTTTCGCCTTATTTCCTAATTGGCTTAATTCGTTGCCAAAGAGCGGTGGTTGGCTTAATACAGTGAAAGTAACTTTAGGGTTTATAGAATTAGGCCTGGCTTTTAAATTTCTTTCTAATGCCGATCTTGTACAGCACTGGGGAATTTTAAAACGCGAAATTTTCCTCGGAATCTGGATCCTGGTTGGTTTGGGACTTATGGCTTATTTATTCGGACTTATTCGTTTTCCGCACGATGGGCCTAAAAAGAAAATTAGTAAAGCCAGGTTTGGTGTAGGGGTAATTACCTTCTTTTTTGTACTTTATTTAATTCCCGGTTTAACCAATACGTCTACAGCGAATCTTAAACTACTTAGCGGATTTCCACCACCATTATTTTATAGTATCTATGATAAAGGTACCGAAGCTCCTTTAGGTTTAGAAGCTTATAAAGATTGGGATAAAGGCCTGGAAGCCGCGCGGGAACAAAATAAACCTATAATCCTTGATTTTACAGGTTGGGCTTGCGTTAATTGCCGAAAAATGGAAGAACAGGTTTGGAGTAATCCCGAAGTTTTTGATGTTTTAAATGAAGAATATATTCTCATTTCCCTGTATGTAGACGATAGAAAGGAACTCCCGGAAGAAGCACAGTTTAATTATCTAAAACCAAAAGGCGGAATAAAACCTATTGAAACCATTGGCGATAAATGGGCAACCTTCCAAACCCTTAATTTTCAGAATAATTCCCAACCGTTTTACGTGTTGCTGGATAATGATGTAAACCTCCTAAACGAACCGGTTGGTTACACGCCAAACGAGGCTGAATATCTAAGCTGGCTTAACGAAGGACTTGCTAAATTTCAAGAGACAGCGAAAAAGTGA
- a CDS encoding CocE/NonD family hydrolase: MKLFRFSLILLFLSFLPVQIIAQEEYDVKEHYNKTEVDIPMRDGTLLHTTIYSPKDTSKEYPILMQRTPYSSRPYGEDQFRSLISPNEYLMKEGNIVVYQDVRGRWMSEGKYDNMRAIIPNKSGDEFDESSDTYDTIEWLIENVDNNNGRVGTWGISYPGHYAVASLVDAHPALKASSPQAGIGDFFFDDFHHNGAYLLSYWRVTALFGYDKTGPTTESWYDLPDLGTQDQYQFFLDVGPLSNLDEYYGEDNVFWQQLKEHPNYDEFWKSRGIIQHLEDIKPAVMVVGGLFDAEDLYGPFNTYKKIEETSDNYNIMVFGPWSHGDWARQTERQAVGNVYFGDNLSEDYQRNIETKFFNHFLKGDGDGNVDLAEAYVYDTGARKWNSYEAWPPKNTEEKVFYLGDDQELTAEATNNEESFVSDPEKPVSYNDEIKAVFTPREYMTGDQRFGARRPDVLVFETEVLEEDMKLTGEILARLNVATTGTSADWVVKVIDVYPPDAEDYEETMEHLDMDNYHMMVRSEVMRGRFRNSFENPEPFEPNKKTSVNITLQDINHTFKKGHKLQIQVQSTWFPLIDRNPQTFVPNIFEAEEEDFQKQTHTVFGDSAIEFSVLKE, translated from the coding sequence ATGAAATTATTCCGGTTTAGTCTTATCCTTTTGTTTTTAAGTTTTTTACCTGTTCAAATTATTGCGCAGGAAGAATATGATGTCAAAGAACATTACAATAAAACAGAAGTAGATATCCCAATGCGAGACGGGACTTTGCTGCACACTACAATCTATTCCCCGAAAGATACTTCTAAAGAATACCCTATTTTAATGCAACGCACGCCCTATAGTTCCAGGCCGTATGGGGAAGACCAGTTTCGATCCCTTATTAGCCCTAACGAGTATTTGATGAAAGAAGGGAATATAGTTGTTTACCAGGATGTGCGTGGCCGTTGGATGAGTGAAGGGAAATACGATAATATGCGAGCGATAATCCCGAATAAATCGGGAGATGAATTTGATGAATCCAGCGACACTTATGATACCATTGAATGGCTTATTGAAAATGTAGATAATAATAATGGAAGAGTAGGCACCTGGGGAATTTCTTATCCTGGCCATTATGCAGTTGCTTCTTTAGTAGATGCGCATCCGGCCTTAAAAGCTTCTTCGCCACAGGCAGGAATTGGAGATTTCTTTTTTGATGATTTTCATCATAATGGCGCATATTTATTGAGCTACTGGAGAGTAACAGCGCTTTTCGGATATGACAAAACCGGCCCAACCACAGAGAGCTGGTACGATTTGCCAGATTTAGGCACACAAGACCAGTATCAATTCTTCTTAGATGTTGGTCCGTTAAGTAATCTAGATGAATATTATGGCGAAGACAATGTATTTTGGCAACAACTAAAGGAACATCCCAATTATGATGAATTCTGGAAAAGTCGCGGGATTATTCAGCATTTAGAAGATATTAAACCTGCGGTAATGGTTGTAGGCGGATTGTTCGATGCGGAAGATCTTTACGGACCCTTCAATACTTACAAGAAAATTGAAGAAACCAGTGATAATTATAACATTATGGTTTTTGGTCCCTGGAGTCACGGTGATTGGGCGAGACAAACCGAAAGACAGGCGGTAGGAAATGTATATTTTGGGGATAATCTTTCTGAAGATTATCAGCGAAATATAGAAACCAAATTCTTTAATCATTTTCTAAAAGGAGACGGCGATGGCAATGTAGATCTTGCTGAAGCTTATGTGTATGATACCGGAGCTAGAAAATGGAATTCTTACGAAGCCTGGCCTCCAAAAAATACCGAAGAGAAGGTTTTTTACCTTGGGGATGATCAGGAATTAACCGCTGAAGCTACCAATAATGAAGAAAGTTTTGTAAGCGATCCCGAAAAACCGGTTTCTTATAACGATGAAATTAAGGCGGTTTTCACTCCAAGAGAATATATGACGGGCGACCAGCGTTTTGGCGCCAGGAGACCAGATGTTTTGGTTTTTGAAACCGAAGTACTGGAAGAAGATATGAAACTTACCGGTGAAATTTTGGCACGTTTAAACGTTGCTACAACAGGAACTTCGGCAGATTGGGTGGTAAAAGTAATAGATGTTTACCCACCTGATGCCGAGGATTACGAAGAAACCATGGAACATCTTGATATGGATAACTACCATATGATGGTGCGTAGCGAGGTGATGCGTGGCCGGTTTAGAAACAGCTTTGAAAACCCCGAGCCGTTTGAACCTAATAAGAAAACTTCGGTAAATATTACGCTTCAGGATATTAACCATACATTTAAAAAAGGGCACAAATTGCAAATTCAGGTGCAAAGTACCTGGTTCCCGCTTATAGATAGGAATCCGCAAACTTTTGTTCCCAATATTTTTGAAGCGGAAGAAGAAGATTTTCAGAAGCAAACCCATACCGTTTTTGGAGATTCTGCAATAGAATTTTCAGTATTAAAAGAATAG
- a CDS encoding DUF885 domain-containing protein — MIRFIHKFFFISLLFMVISCDQKEENYSKEEIAEHSAALNEYFEEEFQKDLEESPMMQTQLGQKTNYGKWDDFSHLKYAEDRKKAKNRLEYLKKVDVSALNEQTRLSYDLYRQKLENELADYDYRFYNYPVNQMFGYHAELPAFLINMHRIDSVSDAEAYIARLKGIPKVMEEVIGNLKIREQNGIVPPVFVFDRVLESSRNVIKGKPFGKSLENSALLSDFKSKIADLEISKEQEKELIFNAENVLVKEVKPAYENLISFLETQQKRANNDAGAWKFPKGDEFYASALKRTTTTNLSAQEIHQIGLDEVARIHGEMETIKEDVGFEGTLQDFFEFMRTDEQFYYASDSIGRQKYLAEATDIINTMKANLDELFITKPEAALVVKAVEPFREKSAGKAFYQQPAKDGSRPGTYYANLYDMAAMPTYQMEALAYHEGIPGHHMQIAIAQELEDIPQFRKFSFYTAYVEGWGLYSEFLPKEIGYYKDPYSDFGRLAMELWRSCRLVVDTGIHAKKWTRQEGIEYYKQNTPNAESDCVKMVERHIVMPGQATAYKIGMNKILELRGEAEEKLGEDFDIREFHEVILLDGALPLNILEEKVDDWISGKTN, encoded by the coding sequence ATGATTAGATTTATTCATAAATTTTTTTTTATCAGTCTGCTTTTTATGGTCATTTCCTGTGATCAAAAGGAAGAGAATTATTCCAAAGAAGAAATCGCAGAACATTCCGCAGCATTGAACGAATATTTTGAAGAAGAATTTCAAAAAGATCTTGAAGAATCGCCAATGATGCAAACCCAATTGGGGCAAAAAACCAATTACGGTAAGTGGGACGATTTTTCACACCTTAAATATGCCGAAGATCGTAAGAAAGCAAAAAACCGGTTGGAATATCTAAAAAAGGTAGATGTTTCTGCTCTAAATGAACAAACACGTTTAAGCTACGATTTATACCGGCAGAAGTTAGAAAATGAATTAGCCGATTATGATTACCGGTTTTATAATTACCCGGTAAACCAAATGTTTGGTTACCACGCCGAGCTGCCTGCTTTTTTAATCAATATGCACCGAATAGATTCGGTAAGCGACGCCGAAGCTTATATTGCCAGGCTGAAAGGTATTCCAAAGGTGATGGAAGAGGTTATCGGAAATCTAAAAATCAGGGAACAAAATGGGATTGTCCCACCGGTTTTTGTTTTTGACAGAGTTTTGGAATCCAGTAGAAATGTGATTAAAGGCAAGCCCTTTGGGAAATCTTTAGAAAACAGTGCGTTACTAAGCGATTTTAAATCTAAAATAGCCGACCTGGAGATTTCAAAAGAGCAAGAAAAAGAACTCATTTTCAATGCTGAAAATGTCCTGGTTAAAGAAGTGAAGCCTGCTTACGAAAATTTAATTTCTTTTCTTGAAACTCAGCAGAAACGTGCAAATAATGACGCCGGTGCCTGGAAGTTTCCAAAAGGAGATGAATTTTATGCCAGCGCCCTAAAAAGAACAACTACAACTAACCTTTCAGCCCAGGAGATTCATCAAATTGGTCTCGATGAGGTAGCGCGTATTCATGGTGAAATGGAAACAATTAAGGAAGATGTTGGCTTTGAAGGAACACTGCAGGATTTCTTTGAATTTATGCGTACAGATGAGCAATTTTATTACGCCAGCGATTCTATAGGCAGACAAAAATATCTTGCTGAAGCTACCGATATTATAAATACAATGAAGGCTAACTTAGATGAACTCTTTATAACTAAACCTGAAGCAGCATTAGTGGTGAAAGCGGTTGAACCTTTTAGAGAGAAAAGCGCCGGAAAAGCATTCTATCAGCAACCCGCAAAAGATGGTTCAAGGCCGGGAACTTATTATGCTAATCTATATGATATGGCGGCTATGCCTACTTACCAAATGGAAGCTTTGGCATATCATGAGGGTATCCCAGGGCATCATATGCAAATTGCCATAGCTCAGGAATTGGAGGATATTCCGCAGTTTAGAAAGTTTAGTTTTTATACCGCTTATGTAGAAGGCTGGGGGCTTTATAGCGAATTTCTGCCAAAGGAAATAGGCTATTATAAAGATCCTTATTCCGATTTTGGTAGGTTGGCGATGGAACTTTGGCGTTCCTGCAGGCTCGTGGTGGACACGGGAATTCACGCTAAAAAATGGACCCGCCAGGAAGGTATAGAATACTATAAGCAAAATACTCCAAATGCTGAAAGTGATTGTGTGAAAATGGTAGAACGGCATATTGTTATGCCCGGCCAGGCTACGGCTTATAAAATTGGAATGAACAAAATACTTGAATTAAGAGGAGAAGCAGAAGAGAAATTGGGTGAAGATTTTGATATAAGGGAATTCCACGAGGTGATTCTATTAGACGGAGCTTTACCTTTAAACATTCTCGAAGAAAAAGTAGATGACTGGATTTCCGGTAAAACCAACTAA
- a CDS encoding aldose epimerase family protein, giving the protein MKTLKEDLKTVNLVNNQGSELQVLNYGAAVLSLKIKDKAGNKVNVVVSPRAEEFITSVYKEHNKCFGASVGRYAGRISNGEFQLDNTTYKLFQKNDVHLHGGDNGFQYKIWKVEEEEAAPNPSVKLSYFSQDGEEYYPGNLQVEVKYTLTENDELLIEYSAKTDKKTVINLTNHTYFNLNGAGSISDHFLKIKAEKILEVNKNLLPTGNLTKLKKHPKNFIEGKLIGNRSLDDTYVLKSDKEEAAARLFAPLTGIKMEVKTNQKALVAYAPENLPDDLNYHTEIAEEYPSLCLEAQNFPDAPNFRNFPEAVLKPGEQYYNWIAYKFSVGGQ; this is encoded by the coding sequence TTGAAAACTTTAAAAGAAGATCTAAAGACAGTAAATCTTGTTAATAATCAGGGAAGCGAACTCCAGGTTCTTAATTATGGCGCTGCTGTGCTAAGCCTAAAAATAAAAGACAAGGCTGGGAATAAAGTGAATGTAGTGGTTAGCCCTCGGGCTGAAGAATTTATTACTTCAGTTTACAAAGAGCATAACAAATGTTTTGGAGCTTCAGTAGGGCGGTATGCCGGCAGAATTTCCAATGGAGAATTTCAACTGGATAATACTACTTATAAGTTATTTCAAAAGAACGATGTGCATCTTCACGGTGGTGATAATGGGTTTCAATATAAAATATGGAAAGTTGAAGAAGAGGAAGCTGCGCCCAATCCTTCGGTGAAACTAAGTTATTTTAGCCAGGATGGTGAAGAATATTATCCCGGAAATTTACAGGTTGAGGTTAAGTATACCCTTACCGAAAATGATGAATTACTTATAGAATATTCGGCCAAAACCGATAAAAAAACAGTGATTAATCTTACCAATCATACTTATTTTAATCTAAATGGCGCCGGGAGTATAAGTGATCATTTTTTAAAGATTAAAGCTGAAAAGATCCTTGAAGTAAATAAGAATTTATTACCTACTGGCAACTTAACCAAGCTTAAAAAGCATCCTAAAAATTTTATCGAAGGTAAATTAATAGGAAACCGAAGTCTGGATGACACCTACGTTTTAAAATCTGATAAAGAAGAAGCTGCAGCAAGACTTTTTGCTCCTTTAACAGGCATAAAAATGGAGGTGAAAACCAATCAAAAAGCCCTGGTTGCTTATGCTCCTGAAAATCTGCCCGACGACTTGAATTACCATACCGAAATTGCAGAAGAATATCCTTCGCTATGTTTAGAGGCACAAAATTTCCCTGATGCACCTAATTTCAGAAACTTTCCCGAAGCGGTTTTAAAACCGGGAGAACAATACTACAATTGGATTGCCTATAAATTTTCGGTTGGCGGTCAATAA